A window from Seriola aureovittata isolate HTS-2021-v1 ecotype China chromosome 14, ASM2101889v1, whole genome shotgun sequence encodes these proteins:
- the b3galnt2 gene encoding UDP-GalNAc:beta-1,3-N-acetylgalactosaminyltransferase 2 → MRRLALILLPCAVAVLVHLWLAQRPSSTSLDNNTHSDEALPFYEVLVGVLSARHHYELRQAIRETWLGYLRDHPHFQHRVGVKFIVGKHGCPIPEEDREDPYSCSILNFTEPVTGQDAEIEIVTVSDPSVLAPSDVSAIALDFKVLHPVVITRLGVFPSGTRPELQSNVTVKLLQLDQEEAVVTARFSAISTGTVVNGVWYKPVEQFILPKGFEGTLVWESLDSSGLTTVNSSSVQLNDGGGVLKISSIAEGILPHRSALGFPGLAGGFTFTIYDGDGLSGLLRGRPARTEHHASRLRQEDAALQRESLRHGDMVFVDVVDTYRNVPSKLLQFYKWSVGNADFNLLLKTDDDCYIDVDSVLMKIDHKGLKRSNFWWGNFRQSWAVDRIGKWQELEYASPAYPAFACGSGYVVSHDLVQWLASNAEKLKAYQGEDVSMGIWMAAVGPQKYQDPGWLCEKECYLDMLSSPQHTAEELHILWERKRACGDPCGCPWGH, encoded by the exons ATGCGGAGGCTAGCGCTCATTCTGCTGCCCTGTGCTGTTGCCGTCCTGGTGCACTTGTGGTTGGCACAACGACCCTCCTCCACCTCGCtggacaacaacacacactcgG ATGAAGCATTACCTTTCTATGAAGTTTTGGTGGGAGTGCTGTCAGCGAGACACCATTATGAACTGCGACAAGCGATAAGGGAGACCTGGCTGGGCTACCTCCGAGATCACCCCCACTTCCAGCACAG AGTGGGGGTGAAGTTTATCGTGGGCAAACATGGGTGTCCCATtccagaggaggacagagaggatcCGTATTCCTGCTCCATCCTGAACTTCACCGAGCCAG TGACAGGGCAGGATGCAGAGATAGAGATCGTGACGGTGTCTGACCCCTCGGTGCTCGCCCCATCCGACGTGTCGGCCATCGCCCTGGATTTCAAGGTCCTCCATCCAGTGGTTATCACAAGGCTGGGCGTGTTTCCCAGCGGGACCCGGCCCGAGCTTCAGAGCAACGTTACGGTGAAGCTTCTCCAGCTGGACCAGGAG GAGGCTGTGGTTACTGCGCGCTTCAGTGCCATCAGCACAGGGACCGTGGTGAACGGGGTCTGGTACAAACCGGTGGAGCAGTTCATCTTGCCTAAG GGTTTTGAGGGGACGCTGGTTTGGGAGAGTCTGGACTCTTCTGGATTGACAACAGTCAACTCCTCCTCTGTGCAGCTCAATGATGGAGGTGGTGTCCTGAAGATCTCCTCT ATTGCAGAGGGCATATTGCCTCACAGAAGTGCTCTTGGGTTTCCCGGTTTGGCTGGAGGGTTCACCTTCACTATCTACG ATGGAGACGGTCTGTCGGGGCTCCTGCGGGGCCGCCCAGCCAGGACCGAGCACCATGCCTCCAGGCTGAGGCAGGAGGACGCCGCCTTGCAGCGTGAGAGCCTGCGGCACGGCGACATGGTGTTCGTAGACGTGGTAGACACCTACAGGAACGTACCTTCCAAACTGCTTCAGTTCTATAAATG GTCTGTGGGAAACGCTGActttaatctgctgctgaagacGGATGATGATTGTTATATCGATGTGGACTCAGTATTAATGAAGATTGACCACAAGGGTCTCAAGCGCAGCAATTTCTGGTGGGGGAA TTTCAGGCAGAGTTGGGCAGTGGATCGCATCGGGAAGTGGCAGGAGCTGGAGTACGCTAGTCCAGCCTACCCGGCGTTTGCCTGCGGCTCAGGCTATGTGGTCTCTCATGACCTGGTCCAGTGGCTCGCCAGTAATGCTGAGAAGCTGAAAGCCTACCAG GGAGAAGATGTGAGCATGGGGATATGGATGGCAGCTGTTGGACCACAGAAATATCag GACCCCGGCTGGCTGTGTGAGAAAGAGTGCTACCTGGACATGCTGTCGTCCCCGCAACACACAGCCGAGGAGCTGCACATCCTCTGGGAAAGGAAGAGGGCCTGTGGAGACCCCTGCGGCTGTCCCTGGGGCCACTAA